CTTCTGTCCCGAGGCCTGGGGCCGGGGGCACACGCATCCTGGAGGTTCTGGTACACAAACTGATAGTTGGGCACATGCCCCGTTTTCTCCAACCTCAGAAACGCATGCAGAACAGCTGGTGGTATGTCCCTCGTCTCGGCCAGGCTCACCACGGTGACGTTGCTCAGCCCCATGAGCAGAGTGGCCAGGGAGGCCTCCAGCTCGAACCTCTCCCCGGCTGCGGTCAGGGCCCCGCCTATCAAGCCCCCGGAGTCTATCACCAGGATGTGGTCGCAGCCCAGATCCTGGCTGAAGCTCTCAGCCACGGTGACCAGCTGCATGAAGGCCCCTCGAGGGCCACAGCCCCGCCCAGTGGCAAAGCGCAGCCCAAACATGGTGTTGAGAAGCGTGGACTTCCCAGTGCCCGGCACACCCAGTGCCGACAGGACCACCAGGCGCGACCTCCTCTCCAGGCGAACGTGCAGCTCCTTCAGGAGCCCCGTGACCCAGCGCAGGGGGGTACTCAGCGTGCTGCCGTCGATCAGCTCCAAGGGCAGCCCCTTCAACAGCAGCTCCAGGGCCAGGCCCGGGAAGTGGGCAAACCGCCTCTGGCAGGCCGGCAGCTTCCCCGCCTCCACCAGGCAGCTTTCTGCCTCGTAAAACTGTCCCATCTCCCGCAGGAAGTGCTCTACACCCAGGGGCTCGGGCCAGAGTAGCTCCCCGAAGTCCACCATGCCACAGTGCTTGGGTCTCAGGCTAAGAATGGTCTCAGGAGGCTGCCGCGGCCTTGGCTGGGCCACGCGGGCCAGTCCCCACTCCATCCACCTCAGGAAGTACTGCTTCTCAGCCAGTGAGGCACTGCTGATGCCTGCGATGAACTCCTGCAGCCCCCAGGCGGGGTCCTGGCGGTTCTGCTGTGCACGAAGTTCTAGCAGCCggtgccccagctctgccctgccctTGTCAGGAGGGTCCCCCGCCCTCTGGGCCTGGCACAGCTCCTTCTCCACCTGGGCTGCCTTCCGCCACGGGTCCCCCTGCAGCCACAGCTCGTCCCTGCGGTAGGCGTCACAGTCCTTGATCCTCCTGGTGATGCGCTCCATGCGCTGCTTTGCCCGCTGACACTCATCACAGTCCTCGTCCACCCTCAGTCCCAGCTTACGGGCCGCGTGCGCCATCTCCTCCACAGACAACCTCCTGCAGGGGGACCGGGCCACGTGCGCCACGATGGAGCGGACCCTGCGCACGAAGCCCGCGCTGTCGGTGCTGCTGACCTTCACCAGCACATGTGAGTGGTCCATCTTCAGCACCGGGATGAGCTTGTTCAGGAACCTGAGGTTTGTGTTCCGCTTCCCACGGTAGGGGCTCAGGATGAAATAGTACTTGGTGGCCGAGCCCCTCAGGGAGTAGAGCAGCTTGTAGTCCTTCCTGCTGATGTTGTCGGTCAGGATGAACACGGCGGACGAGATCTCGGTCAAGAGCTTGAACTGCAGCCAGTGAGACCCGATGTCGCCCCGCAGGTTCAGAAAGGCCACGGGCTCTGGGAACACGTCCAGGTCCTCCCTGCCGCTGGGGAGGAACCAGGAGACTTCCACCAGCCCATCTGCGATCTCCCGGGGGTTGGTGCCCACGCTCAGGTCTCGATGCCAGAAGCAGTCCCGTGGCCGGTGGCTGGGGCTGAGCACAGCGTTGAGCAGCTGTGACTTGGAGTTGCTGCTGACCTCCATGCGCACGAAGGCGAAGGTGGGAGCCCGGGATAGCACCGCGCTGTCCTCTCGGAGGCCGCCCACGCCCCGCGGGGGCTGCGCCCACCACGTCCGAACCACGGCCCTCAGGGCCCACAGCAGAAATGTGTGGTAGTGGTTCTCCGAGTCAGGCAAGACGAGAGG
This DNA window, taken from Panthera tigris isolate Pti1 chromosome A2, P.tigris_Pti1_mat1.1, whole genome shotgun sequence, encodes the following:
- the LOC102959717 gene encoding up-regulator of cell proliferation isoform X3; protein product: MASPGRSDLGEVAPEIKASERRTAVAIADLEWREMEADDYGTNEAQDSDFPTAERSRLQEMLSLLGLETYQAQKLSLQDALQISSDSMRNWAPQAPKDLPWNFLRKLQALNAEARNTTMVLDVPLDARPMEKESQMEEEIIYWDAADDISVDIYSFSELPTPDTPVNPLDLLCALLLSSDGFLQQEIVLKMSLCQFALPLVLPDSENHYHTFLLWALRAVVRTWWAQPPRGVGGLREDSAVLSRAPTFAFVRMEVSSNSKSQLLNAVLSPSHRPRDCFWHRDLSVGTNPREIADGLVEVSWFLPSGREDLDVFPEPVAFLNLRGDIGSHWLQFKLLTEISSAVFILTDNISRKDYKLLYSLRGSATKYYFILSPYRGKRNTNLRFLNKLIPVLKMDHSHVLVKVSSTDSAGFVRRVRSIVAHVARSPCRRLSVEEMAHAARKLGLRVDEDCDECQRAKQRMERITRRIKDCDAYRRDELWLQGDPWRKAAQVEKELCQAQRAGDPPDKGRAELGHRLLELRAQQNRQDPAWGLQEFIAGISSASLAEKQYFLRWMEWGLARVAQPRPRQPPETILSLRPKHCGMVDFGELLWPEPLGVEHFLREMGQFYEAESCLVEAGKLPACQRRFAHFPGLALELLLKGLPLELIDGSTLSTPLRWVTGLLKELHVRLERRSRLVVLSALGVPGTGKSTLLNTMFGLRFATGRGCGPRGAFMQLVTVAESFSQDLGCDHILVIDSGGLIGGALTAAGERFELEASLATLLMGLSNVTVVSLAETRDIPPAVLHAFLRLEKTGHVPNYQFVYQNLQDACAPGPRPRDRRPLLDPPGDVSRASAQMEKQGDGIRTLADLAFCDPEKQHVWHIPGLWHGVPPMAAVSLGYSEAIFELKRCLLENIRNGLSNQNKNIQQLIELVRRL
- the LOC102959717 gene encoding up-regulator of cell proliferation isoform X1, encoding MKTLIFLSASGAELSGLCCTVVFPGLSSQQAEDETSRDPAWSLLPDCGLEVELLVKGRSDLGEVAPEIKASERRTAVAIADLEWREMEADDYGTNEAQDSDFPTAERSRLQEMLSLLGLETYQAQKLSLQDALQISSDSMRNWAPQAPKDLPWNFLRKLQALNAEARNTTMVLDVPLDARPMEKESQMEEEIIYWDAADDISVDIYSFSELPTPDTPVNPLDLLCALLLSSDGFLQQEIVLKMSLCQFALPLVLPDSENHYHTFLLWALRAVVRTWWAQPPRGVGGLREDSAVLSRAPTFAFVRMEVSSNSKSQLLNAVLSPSHRPRDCFWHRDLSVGTNPREIADGLVEVSWFLPSGREDLDVFPEPVAFLNLRGDIGSHWLQFKLLTEISSAVFILTDNISRKDYKLLYSLRGSATKYYFILSPYRGKRNTNLRFLNKLIPVLKMDHSHVLVKVSSTDSAGFVRRVRSIVAHVARSPCRRLSVEEMAHAARKLGLRVDEDCDECQRAKQRMERITRRIKDCDAYRRDELWLQGDPWRKAAQVEKELCQAQRAGDPPDKGRAELGHRLLELRAQQNRQDPAWGLQEFIAGISSASLAEKQYFLRWMEWGLARVAQPRPRQPPETILSLRPKHCGMVDFGELLWPEPLGVEHFLREMGQFYEAESCLVEAGKLPACQRRFAHFPGLALELLLKGLPLELIDGSTLSTPLRWVTGLLKELHVRLERRSRLVVLSALGVPGTGKSTLLNTMFGLRFATGRGCGPRGAFMQLVTVAESFSQDLGCDHILVIDSGGLIGGALTAAGERFELEASLATLLMGLSNVTVVSLAETRDIPPAVLHAFLRLEKTGHVPNYQFVYQNLQDACAPGPRPRDRRPLLDPPGDVSRASAQMEKQGDGIRTLADLAFCDPEKQHVWHIPGLWHGVPPMAAVSLGYSEAIFELKRCLLENIRNGLSNQNKNIQQLIELVRRL
- the LOC102959717 gene encoding up-regulator of cell proliferation isoform X2; amino-acid sequence: MASPGLEVELLVKGRSDLGEVAPEIKASERRTAVAIADLEWREMEADDYGTNEAQDSDFPTAERSRLQEMLSLLGLETYQAQKLSLQDALQISSDSMRNWAPQAPKDLPWNFLRKLQALNAEARNTTMVLDVPLDARPMEKESQMEEEIIYWDAADDISVDIYSFSELPTPDTPVNPLDLLCALLLSSDGFLQQEIVLKMSLCQFALPLVLPDSENHYHTFLLWALRAVVRTWWAQPPRGVGGLREDSAVLSRAPTFAFVRMEVSSNSKSQLLNAVLSPSHRPRDCFWHRDLSVGTNPREIADGLVEVSWFLPSGREDLDVFPEPVAFLNLRGDIGSHWLQFKLLTEISSAVFILTDNISRKDYKLLYSLRGSATKYYFILSPYRGKRNTNLRFLNKLIPVLKMDHSHVLVKVSSTDSAGFVRRVRSIVAHVARSPCRRLSVEEMAHAARKLGLRVDEDCDECQRAKQRMERITRRIKDCDAYRRDELWLQGDPWRKAAQVEKELCQAQRAGDPPDKGRAELGHRLLELRAQQNRQDPAWGLQEFIAGISSASLAEKQYFLRWMEWGLARVAQPRPRQPPETILSLRPKHCGMVDFGELLWPEPLGVEHFLREMGQFYEAESCLVEAGKLPACQRRFAHFPGLALELLLKGLPLELIDGSTLSTPLRWVTGLLKELHVRLERRSRLVVLSALGVPGTGKSTLLNTMFGLRFATGRGCGPRGAFMQLVTVAESFSQDLGCDHILVIDSGGLIGGALTAAGERFELEASLATLLMGLSNVTVVSLAETRDIPPAVLHAFLRLEKTGHVPNYQFVYQNLQDACAPGPRPRDRRPLLDPPGDVSRASAQMEKQGDGIRTLADLAFCDPEKQHVWHIPGLWHGVPPMAAVSLGYSEAIFELKRCLLENIRNGLSNQNKNIQQLIELVRRL
- the LOC102959717 gene encoding up-regulator of cell proliferation isoform X4, with protein sequence MEADDYGTNEAQDSDFPTAERSRLQEMLSLLGLETYQAQKLSLQDALQISSDSMRNWAPQAPKDLPWNFLRKLQALNAEARNTTMVLDVPLDARPMEKESQMEEEIIYWDAADDISVDIYSFSELPTPDTPVNPLDLLCALLLSSDGFLQQEIVLKMSLCQFALPLVLPDSENHYHTFLLWALRAVVRTWWAQPPRGVGGLREDSAVLSRAPTFAFVRMEVSSNSKSQLLNAVLSPSHRPRDCFWHRDLSVGTNPREIADGLVEVSWFLPSGREDLDVFPEPVAFLNLRGDIGSHWLQFKLLTEISSAVFILTDNISRKDYKLLYSLRGSATKYYFILSPYRGKRNTNLRFLNKLIPVLKMDHSHVLVKVSSTDSAGFVRRVRSIVAHVARSPCRRLSVEEMAHAARKLGLRVDEDCDECQRAKQRMERITRRIKDCDAYRRDELWLQGDPWRKAAQVEKELCQAQRAGDPPDKGRAELGHRLLELRAQQNRQDPAWGLQEFIAGISSASLAEKQYFLRWMEWGLARVAQPRPRQPPETILSLRPKHCGMVDFGELLWPEPLGVEHFLREMGQFYEAESCLVEAGKLPACQRRFAHFPGLALELLLKGLPLELIDGSTLSTPLRWVTGLLKELHVRLERRSRLVVLSALGVPGTGKSTLLNTMFGLRFATGRGCGPRGAFMQLVTVAESFSQDLGCDHILVIDSGGLIGGALTAAGERFELEASLATLLMGLSNVTVVSLAETRDIPPAVLHAFLRLEKTGHVPNYQFVYQNLQDACAPGPRPRDRRPLLDPPGDVSRASAQMEKQGDGIRTLADLAFCDPEKQHVWHIPGLWHGVPPMAAVSLGYSEAIFELKRCLLENIRNGLSNQNKNIQQLIELVRRL